Proteins from a single region of Gemmatimonadota bacterium:
- a CDS encoding geranylgeranylglyceryl/heptaprenylglyceryl phosphate synthase, with the protein MSIFEQLVAIRNRRGAGFLPYLDPDRLDKKDLGRTASLCEAQGADAILIGGSFLLSTNFDRMVSEVVRAVDIPVIIFPGDTNQISAAADAIMFLSLISGRNPELLIGQHVKAAPILKAHGLEAIATGYALVDTGQLTTAEYVSNTRPLPRDKPEIAMAHALAAEYLGMQCVYLDAGSGPELMVPEEIVQAVCSYVSIPIIVGGGIRDPKAAAERVALGASFVVVGSIFEETGWDAALIGAFASAIHCLD; encoded by the coding sequence ATGTCGATATTCGAACAGTTGGTGGCTATTCGCAATCGCCGCGGGGCGGGGTTTTTGCCCTATCTGGATCCCGACAGGCTCGACAAGAAAGATCTGGGGCGCACGGCCTCTCTTTGTGAAGCGCAGGGAGCAGACGCCATTTTGATTGGCGGCAGTTTTTTGTTATCCACCAATTTTGATCGCATGGTGAGCGAGGTTGTACGCGCTGTAGATATTCCGGTGATTATATTTCCCGGCGATACCAACCAGATCTCAGCGGCTGCCGATGCGATTATGTTTTTGTCGCTTATCAGTGGTCGCAATCCCGAATTGCTGATCGGGCAACACGTCAAGGCTGCGCCAATTTTGAAAGCACACGGCTTAGAGGCCATTGCAACCGGCTACGCGCTCGTGGATACAGGGCAGCTCACCACAGCCGAATATGTGAGCAACACACGTCCCTTGCCGCGCGACAAACCCGAGATTGCAATGGCGCACGCTCTTGCCGCTGAGTATTTGGGTATGCAATGCGTGTATTTGGATGCCGGTAGCGGGCCAGAGTTGATGGTACCCGAAGAAATAGTACAGGCAGTCTGTAGTTATGTGTCGATCCCAATAATTGTCGGTGGTGGTATTCGCGATCCCAAAGCTGCGGCAGAACGGGTCGCATTGGGTGCATCTTTTGTGGTGGTTGGTAGCATTTTTGAAGAAACGGGCTGGGATGCCGCGCTGATTGGCGCGTTTGCTTCTGCCATTCACTGTCTCGACTGA
- the alaS gene encoding alanine--tRNA ligase yields MKTAVQIREEFQAFFESKGHTRVQSAPLLPQDDPTLLFTNAGMNQFKDVFLGTGRRPYSRAVDTQKCLRVSGKHNDLEEVGFSPNHHTFFEMLGNWSFGDYFKKEAIAWAWELLTDVWQLPKDRMWATVFGGDEEDGLEADVEAENLWSRVTDLPANRVLRLGKEDNFWEMGSTGPCGPCSEVHFYLGDDPAQQDAVPDLDSEDYVEIWNLVFIQYNRDADGILQPLPDQHVDTGMGFERICSILQGVQTTYDTDVFLPIIGAISEITRKPYNKDHQVPIRVIADHVRTLSFAIADGALPSNEGRGYVLRRILRRAARFGRSLGMHEPFIFRLVETVASEMGIAFPEVKEKSDHITRVIRSEEEGFGKTLDRGLEIFDAMQAKGHISGADAFQLYDTYGFPIDLTRLMAAEKGIEVDEEGFEAQMAAQQERSRLAASFHIHVNEPTVTLTKKHSEFVGYETLVSDSRIVACQPAQDEMLDLYLDITPFYAESGGQVGDKGELVGEGVRFKVATTFKAGEAIVHRGRLCNGQAEGLVGMDVKAHVDAETRLNTARNHTATHLMHRALRQVLGDHVHQAGSLVAPDRLRFDFTHFEGVTPAQLDDIVGIVNDAVRRDWAVDISFDTLDRAVEMGAMMLFSEKYGDEVRMVQVGDFSLELCGGTHVQSTGQIGLFQLTQETGTAAGVRRIEAVTGPGAEAIVREQKEILADLSSQLSASTSELSDKVAHLLAHNRELERELQSLRREQTGSEMDMLVSSALNVNGVRVVAAEVSPPDMEGFRTMGDGLRDALGTEGVGVIGANLNGKASLLAVVTDDLIGQGVQAGNVVKAIAQIVGGGGGGRPHLAQAGGKFPEKIGEALARVPDIIRAQVGG; encoded by the coding sequence ATGAAGACTGCTGTACAAATTCGTGAAGAGTTTCAGGCATTTTTTGAATCCAAAGGCCATACGCGGGTTCAAAGTGCCCCTCTATTGCCACAAGACGATCCCACGCTGTTGTTTACCAATGCGGGTATGAATCAGTTTAAGGATGTGTTTTTGGGCACCGGGCGTCGGCCCTATTCACGGGCAGTTGATACGCAGAAGTGTTTGCGGGTTTCGGGCAAGCACAACGATCTGGAGGAAGTGGGATTCAGTCCCAACCATCACACGTTTTTTGAGATGTTGGGCAACTGGTCTTTTGGAGACTACTTTAAAAAAGAAGCTATAGCGTGGGCGTGGGAGTTGCTCACAGATGTGTGGCAGTTGCCAAAAGATCGCATGTGGGCAACGGTGTTTGGCGGCGATGAGGAGGATGGCCTGGAGGCTGATGTGGAGGCTGAAAATCTCTGGTCGCGCGTGACGGATTTGCCCGCCAATCGCGTGCTGCGTTTGGGGAAGGAAGATAATTTCTGGGAGATGGGGAGTACTGGTCCTTGTGGTCCGTGTTCTGAAGTACACTTTTATCTCGGCGATGACCCGGCGCAACAGGATGCCGTACCGGATTTAGATTCCGAGGATTATGTCGAAATCTGGAATCTGGTTTTTATTCAGTACAATCGCGATGCCGATGGCATATTGCAGCCTTTGCCAGATCAGCACGTGGATACGGGGATGGGATTTGAGCGGATTTGTTCAATTTTACAGGGAGTGCAAACCACTTATGATACGGATGTGTTTTTGCCAATTATTGGGGCGATCAGTGAGATTACTCGAAAACCCTATAACAAAGACCATCAGGTACCCATACGCGTGATTGCCGACCATGTGCGTACACTCTCATTTGCAATCGCAGATGGGGCGTTGCCGTCCAATGAAGGGCGAGGCTATGTTTTGCGGCGAATTTTGCGCCGTGCTGCGCGGTTTGGACGCTCGCTGGGGATGCATGAGCCGTTTATATTTCGACTGGTAGAGACAGTAGCCAGTGAAATGGGTATTGCATTTCCCGAGGTAAAAGAAAAAAGCGATCATATTACGCGGGTGATTCGGTCTGAGGAAGAGGGTTTTGGCAAAACACTGGATCGCGGGCTGGAAATTTTTGACGCGATGCAGGCGAAAGGACATATTTCAGGGGCAGATGCTTTCCAGCTATACGATACCTATGGCTTTCCCATTGATTTGACGCGGTTGATGGCAGCCGAAAAGGGTATTGAGGTGGATGAGGAGGGCTTTGAAGCGCAGATGGCAGCGCAACAGGAGAGGTCTCGTTTGGCGGCTTCTTTTCATATTCACGTAAATGAACCGACGGTTACACTTACTAAAAAACATTCGGAATTTGTGGGATACGAAACACTTGTATCCGATTCGCGCATTGTCGCCTGTCAACCCGCACAGGATGAGATGCTGGATCTCTATCTGGATATAACGCCATTTTATGCCGAGTCTGGCGGGCAGGTTGGGGATAAGGGTGAACTTGTAGGCGAAGGTGTGCGCTTTAAGGTAGCGACTACATTTAAGGCGGGAGAAGCAATTGTTCATCGCGGTCGTCTGTGCAATGGGCAGGCCGAAGGGCTGGTGGGGATGGATGTGAAGGCGCATGTCGATGCTGAAACCCGTTTGAATACAGCGCGCAATCACACGGCCACGCATCTGATGCATCGCGCTTTGCGGCAGGTATTGGGCGACCATGTACACCAGGCTGGCTCGCTAGTTGCCCCGGATAGGTTGCGCTTTGATTTTACGCATTTTGAAGGCGTAACACCTGCGCAATTAGACGATATTGTGGGCATTGTCAATGACGCGGTCAGGCGGGATTGGGCTGTTGATATTTCTTTTGATACGTTGGATCGCGCCGTGGAAATGGGTGCGATGATGTTGTTTAGCGAAAAATATGGCGATGAGGTGCGCATGGTGCAGGTGGGGGATTTTAGTCTGGAGTTGTGCGGTGGCACGCATGTGCAAAGCACCGGGCAAATTGGGCTGTTTCAGCTCACGCAAGAGACGGGTACTGCAGCCGGTGTGCGGCGCATTGAGGCGGTCACCGGGCCGGGTGCAGAAGCCATCGTGCGCGAGCAAAAGGAAATTTTGGCCGATCTCTCGTCGCAACTGAGTGCGTCAACATCGGAATTGTCGGATAAGGTCGCGCACCTGCTTGCGCACAATCGCGAACTCGAGCGCGAGTTGCAGAGCTTGCGGCGGGAGCAGACCGGTTCAGAGATGGATATGCTAGTGAGCAGTGCTCTGAATGTAAATGGTGTGCGCGTTGTGGCCGCCGAGGTCTCGCCGCCCGATATGGAAGGGTTTCGCACAATGGGTGACGGTTTGCGCGATGCCCTGGGTACAGAGGGCGTTGGCGTGATTGGCGCGAATTTAAATGGCAAGGCATCGCTTCTCGCTGTGGTGACGGACGATCTGATCGGTCAGGGTGTGCAGGCTGGCAATGTTGTCAAAGCCATCGCACAGATTGTGGGTGGTGGTGGCGGTGGTCGCCCCCATCTGGCGCAGGCCGGTGGCAAGTTTCCCGAAAAGATCGGAGAGGCTCTGGCACGAGTGCCCGACATCATTCGGGCACAGGTGGGAGGGTAA
- a CDS encoding regulatory protein RecX has protein sequence MVVKLETDEAVEKAKAYALRLLSNRAYTKKEICDKLAGRGYEQDAIEQTLSMLERLNLIDDVLFARQFVEQRLRLRPSGRVALVRDLVHRGVPTEIINRVVDDVLADVDIEDVALNLLMGRANRYRGLSREKALGRMYGFLGRRGFEVSVARDVAQKVWSKIENEEV, from the coding sequence ATTGTCGTGAAATTAGAAACCGATGAAGCCGTTGAAAAAGCCAAGGCGTATGCCCTGCGCTTGCTGAGCAATAGGGCTTATACAAAAAAAGAGATTTGCGACAAACTCGCTGGACGGGGTTATGAGCAAGACGCGATTGAACAGACCCTCTCGATGCTCGAGCGTCTCAATTTAATTGATGATGTGTTGTTTGCGCGTCAATTTGTCGAGCAACGGTTGCGATTGCGGCCTTCTGGACGGGTGGCACTTGTGCGCGATCTTGTGCATCGGGGTGTTCCGACTGAGATAATCAATCGCGTTGTGGACGATGTTTTGGCAGATGTTGATATTGAAGATGTTGCACTCAATTTGTTGATGGGCAGGGCAAATCGCTACCGGGGATTATCTCGTGAGAAAGCGCTCGGGCGGATGTACGGTTTTTTGGGGCGCAGGGGATTTGAGGTTTCGGTTGCGCGAGATGTCGCTCAAAAAGTGTGGTCTAAAATAGAAAATGAAGAGGTTTGA